CTCCTGATCCATGAAAAAGTTCCTTctttttaaatgtgaaaaaacaaactaaatcaCATAAATggcaaaatgtttttgaaaaaattgaaaacccGTTTGTATCACAGATTTCACCTATTTGATTTAAAGGTAGATAATAATAGttgtaaacattaaaatttttatCCAATTCTATTTATGTTTATGAAGTAATTTGCACACTAAGCAGTagacataaattataaaatgttttctaAAATCTATTTCCTTGAATAaaaagatacttttttttaattcatagttGTTAttagctttgaactagctttcagtaacttTGAGTACTCTCAGGTCTGTTCTTTGCATCATTTGTGCTTTGCATCAATCTGATGAGGTAAgtcattttcaactgatttataGATTGCTCTGATGTACTGTTTCaccactgtcctaggttaggGGGAGGGGATCGTCTCCTACATAATTTGGTTTCtggtgtagagttgtctcattggcaatcaatgtacatcttatttcttatttatactctgaataataataaaaatatgaatggaATTGGTGAATGTGCCAAGAGAAAATTCCTACCTTCAGGGCCTGCTGACAAAGACTGTCTTTTTCTCcctaaaaagcaaaacaataaATCTGTAAAATACATAACTTGTCAGATCAAAATTATCTCCAAATCAATTCATCTTTATTTGACAAATCAATGAAAGGAAATGCAACATACTTTTAACTAACTTTTTCTCACAGATACCTTATTTCGGCTTCAGCTCTTTCTAGTCTACTTCATGACAACTTTAATTCacgattttcaaatatatttgatgtaGTTAATTAGGGAAAAATCCAAGTTTTAGTTTCCAGGTGATTtatatttgcattatttttctactcATGGAAGACGAGAAAATTAGTTTGTGTacagtatttgatttttaagatttgtttataaattgtaaattacgTGTTCTTTTGTTATATCAACCAAATAAGGTAGTTTGAAATCTTGGTATTATATTTGGTCTAGTTAAAGTACTATGCAGCAATGGCATGAACATTTTATCTTTGGACATCTTTGCTTCTTGCACTAATCTTAAACCTGAACTTGGTAGTCTTAACTGTTACACATGCATAATAATCTTTGTAGTAGCAACAAAAACAGTGAATTTGCCTCTTGTATAATGAATTTTGagacaaacaatatattatatatgcttgttatttggatggagagttgtcccattggcactcataccacatctttctacaaaaatattaatcttACCAAACCATATAATCttctaaataattatattgtacAGATATCTGTGTTTTAATAGTGTTactacggtgacctataattgttaatgtttgtgtcattttggtcttttgtggatagttgtctcattggcaatcatagtaccacatcttcttttttatattactcaTCATTCTCATAATAATTTCAATGTTGCACATCAGTACGAGTCTATTCAATGATAGAAATAGACTTACATATTTTCatcaaatgacaatattttggtttgctattaaaattttcacaaatttaTATTGAGATTGTTGCATAAATGgttttacatatttgatgtACACAATCTAATTCTTATAAGATAAATCTTTAAAACTATAACACTATGTAGAGAGTAAAATATGGCATGACAGCTTCTTTCTGtagcatttttttaaagttcaatatAAAGGTATAATGTATTGCTACAAATAAAAGTTCATACCATCTAGTACATCTGTCCTTTGTCTTTTACCATACATCTCCATCTGTTCTAACATCTCTAAGGGAATATCAAAATCATCATCAAAATCACTTCTCTTTCTCTTTGTATTATCCACTGATGATCTGCTTGTTTGATGTGAAGGTGACATGTTCTTGTTATAATGGTCATCAGAAAATGGCAAAACCCTTTTGGAAACAGGAACACACTGCACTGAATGATTTTGTCCAGATGATTTCCTTTCTTGTTGTATGGCCTTTTCTGAATTCATTTCACTATTTCCGGACACACATTTGGGTGTATTAATTGAATCATCACACAGAGTTTTCCTGGCATGCTTGAGAGACTGTTCTGATACAATCATACTATTCCCAGAAGCACTTTGAAATGGAATTAGAGTTTGatcatttaatgttttctttgctTGCTGAAGAGATTCTTCAGAAATGGAAACCCCTTTTCCTGAGGCACTCTGAAAAGGgttatttgtttcattgttcAATGTATTCCTAGTTcccttaagatttttttcagaatgagTAACATCTTTTACTGATGGGtcattattttcttcttttaatgtttttcttgCTTGCTGGAGAGCTTTCTCTGAAATTTCAACATTCTTGCCAGAGGCACTCTGAAATGGGTTGGTCATTTCATCATTTAGTGTTTTCCTTGCTTGCTGAAGAGCTTTCTCTGAAATTTCAACATTCTTGCCAGAGGCACTTTGAAATGGGTTGGTCAGTTCTTCATTTAGTGTTTTCCTTGCTTGCTGGAAAGCTTTCTCTGAAATTTCAACATTCTTGCCAGAGGCACTTTGAAATGGGTTGGTCATTTCTTCATTTAGTGTTTTCCTTGCTTGATGAAGAGCTTTCTCTGAAATTTCAACATTCTTTCCAGAGGCACTTTGAAATGGGTTGGTCAGTTCTTCATTTAGTGTTTTTCTTGCTTGCTGAAGAGCTTTCTCTGAAATTTCAACATTCTTTCCAGAGGCACTCTGAAATGGGTTGGTCATTTCTTCATTTAGTGTTTTTCTTGCTTGCTGGAAAGCTTTCtctgaaatttcaaaattctttccTGAAGCACTCTGAAATGGGTTggtcatttcttcttttagagTTTTCCTTGCATGACATAGCGCTTTTTTAGAAACAAGTACATTTTTCCCTGATGCACTCTGAAAAGGAGCGTCACTTATGTCTTTCAATGTTTCTTTCCTCAAATCATTGTCTTTCAGTACTGGAGTAATAATTTCTTCATTAAATGTTCCTCTAGCATGTTTAAGAGCTGCCTCTGAAATTTGAACAATCTTTCCTGAAGCACTCTGGAATGGATTAGAATTGTCATCAGCAAGTGTTTGTCTGGCATGTTGAAGAGATTTTGGTGAAACAGAAATGTTTTTTCCTGACACACTTGGAATTGAATTAGAATCATCAAGTGTTTTCCTAGCATGCTGGAGAGCAGATTCTGAAACTTCAACACTTTTCCCTGAAGCACTATGAAACAAACCAATGTTTTCATCATCTAAAGTTTTTCTTGCATGCACAAGAGCTTTTTGAGAAACTCTAACAGTTTTACCAGAAGCACTTTGGAAAGGATTAGAAATAGTTGATTCCAGGGACTTTCTTGGATGAGGAAAAGATTCTCCTAAACCTTCAATGTTCTTTGAGTCCTCATTCATTGTTTGTCTAGCCTGCTGTAATGCTTTCTCTGACACACACACAGATTTACCAGAAGCACTTTGGAAAGGATTAGAAATAGTTGATTCCATGGATTTTCTTGGATGAGGAAAGGAGTCTCCTAAACCATCAATTTTCTTTGTGTCCTCATTCATTGTTTGTCTAGCCTGCTGTAATGCTTTCTCCGACACAAACACAGTCTTTCCTGAAGCACTTTGAAAgggattttgatatttaaaattaaatgttgtatCAGGATCAACATCCATTTCACTCTTTTCATTTAGAAAAGCTGATTTTGTAGTTATTTGTGGAATAATATCTAAAGTGGAATCAGTTGTAATATTTGAATTACTTTTCATAGGTTGCACTAAATTTTCAGCTTGTATTCTCTTTTCCTGAATTAAAACTTTTGCAGAATCTTCACAATTCAGAAATGCTTCATCATTATCAACTAAAACTTGTGTGAATTCATTACCAGGATCCATAACTTCTTCAAGGGCAAATTGAGAGTTATCTCCTTTAAAATCAATATCCAAATCACACTCTGAATTTTCAATTCTAGTTATTTTATTGTCTCCACCTGTTCCTAAAGTAAATGTGACATTCTTTGATTCATTTGTCTGATGGTGTTCGAACTTTGTACATTTAGTTAGCTCAACACTTCTTTCAGCTTCAATCAGTTCTAAATCATCACTTGTAATAGAGGAGGTCAACCTTTTACgtccacatttttttaatggacGACCAGATTCTGGACTGAATTTTTGAGATGCCAACATTTCTTCTGAGAACACCTCGTCCAAGTAAGTActgtctatattattattattgttctGTTTAATCAGATCAGAAGTATGACCACCGTAATTGTCTTCACTTTCAGGTTTTTGTTTCAAAGGCTCACCCATGTCAACTTTAATCATAACATCTTTTGCACTATCTACTTCAGATGTACTATTGATTGGGACAGATTTGATGTTTTGGACAACTTTTGTCTTGCTTATAATTTTTGGAGCTTTGAAAGGTCTGAATCCCTTGGGAACATTAGAACCAGGTGGAAACCTTGATGATTTTGTGGGCTGAACTTGAacactttcttttttattttgtttgtttgtcagcATATTTTCTAATTCTTTTTCCAAATCACTTTCGACAAGTAAATTTGTGTTCGCAGCTGTATCAGTAAGCAAATCATTTGATTCATTTTGTTTGAGAATATTACTGAAAAGTTCTTCAAAGTCTTCCTTCTTTGCTTTTATATCAGATGATAAATGTTCCTGTTCACCATTTATTTCTTTCATTAAACATGTAGCTTTAGAAATGCTGgctgaagaaatatttaaaccTTTCCTAGATGCAGAAGAAAATCCACTCAGAAGGCCATTACATAGCCCTGTTTTGGTATTTGCCTTTAATGTTGATTCAGGAGTAACAACCTGAAGTTCTTTCTCATCCATAAAGTTTTGTGCTTTTAATAGACTAGATTTGGATAAATTGAGACTTTTTCCTGAGGCAGAGGCAAATCCTGGCATAGCAACTTTATCATTTTCACTTATATCTGATTGTTCTTGGTCCTGAGACTCCTTCATTAAACTCTGTGCTTTGGACAAACTTGATTCTGAAATATTAAACTGTTTTCCTGAGGCAGTAGAAAATCCACGACaatgaaaattgtaattttttgtttgctttaatTGTTCAGGCATATTCCCTTCTATTAAACATGGACTATTTTCTGGGTCTAAGATTAAAGCTTTAGCTTTTGACAAACTGGATGGAGAGATTTTGAAACTGTTTCCGCCAGCAGTTGAGAATCCTCCAGTTCTATTGATAGGGTTGACATTAGAAACACTTGCCTTATTCTCACTGATCATGTCCTCCATTAATTTCTCTGCTTTAGACAAACTAGACAGTGACATAGGTAATTGTTTTCCCGATGCTGATGCAAATCCATTATTTTTAGGTTTAGAAGATAAATTTTCACCTATAgctacattttctttttcatcaaataatttctgTGCCTTTGAAAGGTTTGCATTAGAAAACTTAATTCCTGTTCCAGAAGCTGTTGAGAAACCACCACTTAAACCATGGCTCTCTTGTAATTCAGTTCTTATTTCAAGATTTAAACTTACTGGAAGTGTCTTGCccttgttgacattcttttctgAACTTtcagtaaattgtttatttaaaggCTGTAAATGTTCCCCTAAAACACTGTTATTACCATCTACTGCATGAGAAGAATTAAGTTTCTTTTCAAGATTTCTATCACCTCTGAAtataatttcactttttttattgAGATCTGACTTTTTGTTGACATTAATGCATACATGCTCTATTTTCACATCAAGTACTTTAGTTTCAATACCAGATGCCAGAGAAGCCTCTCTTTTCATCAACATTGTGTCTTCATGAAGTTTCACTTTTTCAaattctgttctttttttaacttcTAACTTACGATCTACTATGAAATCATCAGTGAATTCAGCCATTAAATCGGAGCTATCTACTACCATGAGTTTCTCAGCTTCAGATAACTTGCTCTCTGTAATGTTAATTTTCCCTCCTGCTGCAGTGTGAAACCCTTGAAACATTTCACCCATAACATTTACTGATTGTTTTTCACTCATGTTATATGCATCTGATCTGACTATTTCTACATTTTGTTTGTACTGTTCCATGAAATTATTCTTCAAAGCATTTGGTGTAATTTTTAGCATACCTTCTTCAAGTACCTTTTCCAAATTTTCAGACTTTCCTGATTTGTTTAAATTGGCAGATAGACTTTCAGACGTACCAAACACAGTCCCTTTATAATCTGAGTTACCAGAGAGTTTTTCCAATGTACCATCCATACTTATTTCCTTAGCAAATGAATCATCAGGCAGATCATCGTCAAACATGTCACTTTCAGGATTAGGGATGTCACTTGCTGAAGTTGACCtaattggacttgtagtttttTCAATGAGTAACTTTGGGGAGGTTAATTCTTTGACAGTTTTTTCGTAGGGAAACTTTGGGGAGGATAATTCTTTGGTAGTTTTTTTGGATGAACAATTTTCATTAGAATCCTGGTGATTGAGACAAAGTCTTTTACGTTTGATTTCTGTGGAATCTCTCTTGGTAGATGTTGGTGTACTAGACATATCCTTAGTTGTCCTTGAAACCCTTGTGTACATGTCTGAagttgatttgtttattttctgaaaagatCAAGAGAGATATTGAATGTGATCCTActttaatacaaatatgaatTCTATACATGTGTCTTTCTattttgtgatgttacactattttTTCAGgcaagggtgaaggttggtacctatttaaacgtttaaactcactgcatttgtttgcacctgtatTAAGTCAGATCCTGTTATCCAGTGGTTCTCttattgatgtggttcataaatatttcttgttttatatagattagaccgttggtttcctGTTTGTATGGTTTAACTCTAGTCATTACTAAGGACCTTTGTAGCTtgctgtgtgagccaaggccaTGTGTTGAGGACcatactttgacttataatggttaacttttacaaaattatgtcttggatggagagttgtctcattggcactcataccacatcttcttatatatatccattaaaagatttaattttatacTAGTGCTGAATTTACACTTGTATAAAAGATAATGAATCTTGCAATTAAATCTTGCTTAAAAGAATTTGTTGACTTTTATGTTCATAAATTGTAAACAAGTCAAATTAAATACATGTGTCATATTCTTATTCAAAACActttaatatttgaaacattCATCTACATTCTAAATATTGTGCGTGTAAATGCTTGCAATTAGCTGTGTACAGTGACCATTATATGAAAAGAAGTCAGGTTGGTAAATAGGACATCTCTCTTTATCTCTTATTCTTACTCGatttatacttttaaagacctgttgataatttttatctAATCAATGTAAAATTGTATGGTTTGTTTGATCTCAGTTTGCCATTGAATTGgttaaaatctaataattatGACGTacaattttcttgctttcctttgaaattcatattgtgacgtcatgaaaaaaggctgCAATGtatatttgtcatgtttatCATTTCTCTTTCACCATGTTCACATGTTTTACACAACTAAACAGCAAAGGcccatcaatcaatcattttacaTAATGTGTATATTTGAGTAACAACATATAGACTATATCAAACCTCTGCACTGGATTTTGCTGGTACTTCAACCAAATCACTGTATCTTTTAAAACCTACaaaaacagattaaaaaaagttaaatataaggTATTCATATCCTCAtcttttgtcaatataatgtatTATACAATTTGGTATATCCACTCAAATcttcaacattaaaatgcaaaattaaatcAGTAAAGTTAATGTTGTCAAAGTACACATATATATCACATTTCAATTAGTTTGCTGTTAATTTCATGCTTTTGAAAAgctgaataaaaaaacataatcatgataaatgTGTGCgaactattatataataaagcatacatagatataggaagatgtggtgtgagtgccaatgagacaactctccatccaaaaaaaaatttaaaaagtaaaccattataggttaaagtacggccttcaacacggagccttggctcacaccgaacaacaagctataaagggccccaaaattactagtgtaaaaccattcaaatgggaaaaccaacggtctaatatacatttttttgtacctGAACCTAAGGATCTGCTTCTTGAATCTGTATTCCCAGATGCCAAAGTTGTGGTGTTTGTTGCTGGACTAGTCTTCACCATTTCTATGTGGGTTGTTGGTGTCCTCTCTGTCCCACTGGCAATTTTAGTATTTACTGATGATTTAATTGTAGCATCCTGACCTTTATCTTTTATGTTATTGTCAGCTGTCTCCTTTGGTTGTTGTTTGAAACCGTAAACAGACTTTGGACATGAAGTGTTGATTTGAGAATTGGTTGGAtagaaaaatctttttattttaccagGTTTCCTTAATAAACTATCAGTCTTAATATGAGAACTAGTTTCAACAGATACAGTTTTTTCAGGAGAGGTTGTTGCACAACTCAAATTCTCAGTTTCTGAAACATCTTTACTAGGCTGTATTGTAATCTCTAAGACAGGAacaatcttatttatttgtgtaaCAGGAGATACTGGTATAGATGCTGTCTGATTATTTGTGTCAGATTTGGTAAGATTGTCAATAGATGCAGAAGGCTTTCCTGTACAAGGGGATTCTTCCAATTTATCTGATGAAACTGAACACATTTCCTGCAATGCTGATGGAGAAACTTGGGAAAACAAATCATCAGTTTCTTTATCACATCCCTTACCATTATTGTCTGTTTTAGAATTATCAGTTTCCATTTCAATAGTGACATCATCTGACAGATTATCAATAGTCTTTCTAATTTTCTTTCCAGAATTTCCAATTGCAGAACTTGTATTAATGTCTAATTCATTACtgattataaaattttcatCCAAATCTTTATCAAACCTGACACGTTTTTTGGATGCAGgtgttttcttttttgcagTTGATAGAATTGACTTATAAGTCCTATTGACATCATATGGTGTAGAGCAAAACAGATCTGCCTGACTAAattcttcattttcaattaaattttgtgtattttcatgTAAACATTCCTCTTCATTCTCCATTGTTATCTTATTTGCATTTTCTACAGACATTTCACTTAAACGGGATGATTCTGAATACGAAAGGTCGAGTTTTCCTAAATCAGTACTTTCTTGTTTGACACTTTCACAGTGATCAAATTTCTCAGTAATTTGATTGCACTTTTCATCAGTTTCTACACTGGGTTTTGATGGACAttcattttgacatttattcaaatgttgATCTTTACTGCTAAAAAGATCTTCAATGATATTATTCTTGTCTGAATCACCCTGAGTAAAAGATATTGAACTTAAACAGCTTGGAGGTTTAGTTTTAAATGAATTCCTCCTAGAAGATGGAGCACTCCTCCTTCTACCTGCAGCTTTA
Above is a window of Mytilus trossulus isolate FHL-02 chromosome 4, PNRI_Mtr1.1.1.hap1, whole genome shotgun sequence DNA encoding:
- the LOC134714703 gene encoding breast cancer type 2 susceptibility protein homolog isoform X1, which translates into the protein MTTKKSKTCSVHTDIGKIPVITQTNRTYIKDKAKLENELGKGNPNWFVEASRHPKEKDSSVTPISLKCMQDSYNEDSPVYISSHLLESQFSATSPLTGWMPPSLGISPVNGTAQQYVGSQYDLVKSLGVNDSTLSWTSSLATPNHADLEDRDSQTQAQAKRKGFSRMLFSPGNNMTSETMEVCTLKESPVTKVNSKLLQENNEPNHSTEIKVNSYISSQEKNRGKIDTPDLTDALSDFFDPPSKAAGRRRSAPSSRRNSFKTKPPSCLSSISFTQGDSDKNNIIEDLFSSKDQHLNKCQNECPSKPSVETDEKCNQITEKFDHCESVKQESTDLGKLDLSYSESSRLSEMSVENANKITMENEEECLHENTQNLIENEEFSQADLFCSTPYDVNRTYKSILSTAKKKTPASKKRVRFDKDLDENFIISNELDINTSSAIGNSGKKIRKTIDNLSDDVTIEMETDNSKTDNNGKGCDKETDDLFSQVSPSALQEMCSVSSDKLEESPCTGKPSASIDNLTKSDTNNQTASIPVSPVTQINKIVPVLEITIQPSKDVSETENLSCATTSPEKTVSVETSSHIKTDSLLRKPGKIKRFFYPTNSQINTSCPKSVYGFKQQPKETADNNIKDKGQDATIKSSVNTKIASGTERTPTTHIEMVKTSPATNTTTLASGNTDSRSRSLGSGFKRYSDLVEVPAKSSAEKINKSTSDMYTRVSRTTKDMSSTPTSTKRDSTEIKRKRLCLNHQDSNENCSSKKTTKELSSPKFPYEKTVKELTSPKLLIEKTTSPIRSTSASDIPNPESDMFDDDLPDDSFAKEISMDGTLEKLSGNSDYKGTVFGTSESLSANLNKSGKSENLEKVLEEGMLKITPNALKNNFMEQYKQNVEIVRSDAYNMSEKQSVNVMGEMFQGFHTAAGGKINITESKLSEAEKLMVVDSSDLMAEFTDDFIVDRKLEVKKRTEFEKVKLHEDTMLMKREASLASGIETKVLDVKIEHVCINVNKKSDLNKKSEIIFRGDRNLEKKLNSSHAVDGNNSVLGEHLQPLNKQFTESSEKNVNKGKTLPVSLNLEIRTELQESHGLSGGFSTASGTGIKFSNANLSKAQKLFDEKENVAIGENLSSKPKNNGFASASGKQLPMSLSSLSKAEKLMEDMISENKASVSNVNPINRTGGFSTAGGNSFKISPSSLSKAKALILDPENSPCLIEGNMPEQLKQTKNYNFHCRGFSTASGKQFNISESSLSKAQSLMKESQDQEQSDISENDKVAMPGFASASGKSLNLSKSSLLKAQNFMDEKELQVVTPESTLKANTKTGLCNGLLSGFSSASRKGLNISSASISKATCLMKEINGEQEHLSSDIKAKKEDFEELFSNILKQNESNDLLTDTAANTNLLVESDLEKELENMLTNKQNKKESVQVQPTKSSRFPPGSNVPKGFRPFKAPKIISKTKVVQNIKSVPINSTSEVDSAKDVMIKVDMGEPLKQKPESEDNYGGHTSDLIKQNNNNNIDSTYLDEVFSEEMLASQKFSPESGRPLKKCGRKRLTSSITSDDLELIEAERSVELTKCTKFEHHQTNESKNVTFTLGTGGDNKITRIENSECDLDIDFKGDNSQFALEEVMDPGNEFTQVLVDNDEAFLNCEDSAKVLIQEKRIQAENLVQPMKSNSNITTDSTLDIIPQITTKSAFLNEKSEMDVDPDTTFNFKYQNPFQSASGKTVFVSEKALQQARQTMNEDTKKIDGLGDSFPHPRKSMESTISNPFQSASGKSVCVSEKALQQARQTMNEDSKNIEGLGESFPHPRKSLESTISNPFQSASGKTVRVSQKALVHARKTLDDENIGLFHSASGKSVEVSESALQHARKTLDDSNSIPSVSGKNISVSPKSLQHARQTLADDNSNPFQSASGKIVQISEAALKHARGTFNEEIITPVLKDNDLRKETLKDISDAPFQSASGKNVLVSKKALCHARKTLKEEMTNPFQSASGKNFEISEKAFQQARKTLNEEMTNPFQSASGKNVEISEKALQQARKTLNEELTNPFQSASGKNVEISEKALHQARKTLNEEMTNPFQSASGKNVEISEKAFQQARKTLNEELTNPFQSASGKNVEISEKALQQARKTLNDEMTNPFQSASGKNVEISEKALQQARKTLKEENNDPSVKDVTHSEKNLKGTRNTLNNETNNPFQSASGKGVSISEESLQQAKKTLNDQTLIPFQSASGNSMIVSEQSLKHARKTLCDDSINTPKCVSGNSEMNSEKAIQQERKSSGQNHSVQCVPVSKRVLPFSDDHYNKNMSPSHQTSRSSVDNTKRKRSDFDDDFDIPLEMLEQMEMYGKRQRTDVLDGRKRQSLSAGPEDYSKDRQVPGFSPKPLKSQSVHTNQRTRIQEYLSSDTSIDTNVLPKSTFKTPYKPSSGPTEDITTVYNNKVKVAAPVFVSKTANSHGKKINDQQTRVPLQPKMTNNVKVENQSGIRKEISGQGLKSKGLNQTSAMNEISKDTVQMIGKARKQQEDKIKERSKRKVVPVEGRLFQMKQSHKRLKLKDVISLHSNIDQSAMRHIHPSTRKVRCSNAALHKFYLPDFYGKNVHHIIVGDGAMLVPDDKGYAGKDEFYQAFLTIDNVDCKLLEEKWFYNHYRWVVWKLAAYEVTSAVMFAGRCLTPEVVMLQMKYRYDREIDKCQRSAIMKICEKDDTPCKRMVLCVSNITTDVKEPKISLTDGWYSIKAKVDGPLSNLINKGCIQIGHKLCISGAELTGSQDACPPLEAPEALMLKISTNSTRPASWDSILGFQTDHTPLCVPLTSIQGEGGLIGCVDVVVVRKYPTMYMEKLQAGGCIFRSYAAEEKYKQSFQQLQQEKMEKLYQQLESRFEKDNKEERCIKRKKYSCKEIEQLSSGEDIYEAINSAKHPDDIQTYLSSDQLELLMEHQRCVQEEKRQKMNSEFQKIWNDGDEKNQQRNVIPLMKVRLVGCCRKDTDSQMSSLLSIWRPTSTHNDLKEGHRYKAYSLSAAPARSGSGGVQLTTTKQTQFKPLALDDNILDMIYEPREVLTKQDIVRKRPAFKEADIVGIVIMVNNTNFEHSGKQQDIVYVADINDDLIGIKFWGGVKHCGLSDTLQEGVICCCSNLCDKSNYPSISLPVLDYSTELSVLSQSPQYPSQRKHIDKLKEKLKEKTEFLIQAKERLHDKLNARNSLASVNKSPEKNSSEILLESKTPNNPKTTSKMAALLSYSSPSPISPILLSSTKSIHKAFKPPSLTR